The uncultured Ilyobacter sp. genome has a segment encoding these proteins:
- the glyA gene encoding serine hydroxymethyltransferase has protein sequence MNLDNLKNIDPEIYDVVLKEEERQEYGLELIASENFVSKAVMEAVGSVLTNKYAEGYPDKRYYGGCQFVDVAEKLAIERAKQLFGAEYVNVQAHSGSQANMAVYKGLINIGDTILGMKLDHGGHLTHGMHVNFSGKDYKVVSYSVKKDDELIDYEEVRKLALEAKPKIIIAGASAYPRIIDFKKFREIADEVGAYLMVDMAHIAGLIVAGEHPNPMEYAHVVTTTTHKTLRGPRGGMILTNDEEIAKKVNKTIFPGIQGGPLMHVIAAKAVAFKEALQPEFKEYQIQVVKNAKALAEELQKGGLRIVSGGTDNHMMLVDLTPKGLTGKSVEEGLGKAHITVNKNGIPYDTQKPMITSGVRIGTPALTTRGMKEEEMKKVASFILAVIDNIEDDAKIKEVGEEIKEFCKDFPLYR, from the coding sequence ATGAATTTGGATAACCTTAAAAATATCGATCCAGAGATTTACGATGTTGTATTAAAAGAGGAAGAAAGACAGGAGTACGGGCTAGAGCTTATAGCTTCTGAAAATTTTGTATCAAAGGCTGTAATGGAAGCTGTAGGGAGTGTACTTACAAACAAGTATGCTGAAGGGTACCCTGACAAAAGATATTATGGTGGATGCCAGTTTGTAGACGTAGCGGAAAAACTAGCCATTGAAAGGGCAAAACAACTCTTTGGTGCAGAATATGTAAATGTTCAGGCACATTCAGGGTCACAGGCTAATATGGCTGTGTATAAGGGTCTAATAAACATTGGAGACACTATACTTGGAATGAAGTTAGATCACGGTGGACATCTCACTCATGGGATGCATGTAAACTTTTCAGGGAAAGACTATAAGGTGGTTTCCTACAGTGTGAAAAAAGATGATGAACTTATAGACTATGAGGAAGTAAGAAAATTAGCTCTTGAAGCTAAACCAAAAATAATAATAGCAGGGGCAAGTGCCTATCCTAGAATAATCGACTTTAAAAAGTTTAGAGAGATAGCAGATGAAGTGGGGGCCTACCTCATGGTAGATATGGCGCATATAGCTGGTCTGATAGTGGCGGGAGAACATCCAAATCCTATGGAATATGCCCACGTAGTAACAACAACAACTCACAAAACACTCAGAGGACCTCGTGGGGGCATGATACTCACAAATGATGAAGAGATAGCAAAAAAAGTAAATAAAACAATATTTCCAGGGATCCAGGGCGGACCACTTATGCATGTAATCGCAGCAAAGGCAGTGGCTTTCAAAGAAGCATTGCAACCTGAATTTAAAGAGTACCAGATACAGGTAGTAAAGAATGCCAAGGCACTGGCAGAGGAACTACAAAAAGGAGGTCTAAGAATCGTGAGCGGCGGTACAGACAACCACATGATGTTAGTTGACCTTACACCTAAGGGGCTTACAGGTAAGTCAGTAGAAGAGGGGCTAGGGAAGGCTCATATAACTGTAAATAAAAACGGGATACCATATGATACTCAAAAACCGATGATAACAAGTGGAGTCAGAATAGGAACTCCGGCTCTTACAACAAGAGGTATGAAAGAGGAAGAGATGAAAAAAGTTGCCTCATTTATACTAGCTGTTATAGATAATATCGAAGATGATGCTAAAATAAAAGAGGTAGGGGAAGAGATAAAAGAGTTTTGCAAAGATTTCCCACTTTATAGATAA
- the sfsA gene encoding DNA/RNA nuclease SfsA, which yields MKKIYEINCDQKGIFIERPNRFIAQVKLDTGSLETVHVHDSGRIRELLFEGNRVNIKSASNPKRKTKWDMISALSDDGEEILINSAYHRYISENIIRDPEISPFGNIESLKAEVKYGSSRIDYMLTKNGKNIWVEVKGVSLSVDRVAMFPDAPSTRAQKHLKELMELLEKGERAAVLLLIFRNSDYFRPKWETDPVFSELFYEARERGVEIYPVQLELKGGDINYKGLLPIGGKEER from the coding sequence GTGAAAAAAATTTATGAGATAAATTGTGACCAAAAGGGTATTTTTATAGAGAGGCCCAACAGGTTTATAGCCCAGGTAAAGTTAGACACCGGATCCTTAGAGACAGTTCATGTTCATGATTCAGGAAGAATAAGAGAACTCCTTTTTGAGGGGAATCGTGTGAATATAAAAAGTGCATCAAATCCAAAGCGAAAGACAAAGTGGGATATGATAAGTGCCTTGAGTGACGACGGGGAAGAGATACTCATAAACTCTGCCTACCACCGGTATATATCGGAAAATATTATCCGTGACCCGGAAATTTCACCCTTTGGAAATATAGAGAGCCTAAAAGCAGAGGTGAAATACGGAAGCAGCAGGATAGACTATATGCTGACTAAAAATGGTAAGAATATATGGGTGGAGGTAAAGGGAGTATCTCTATCGGTAGACAGGGTGGCCATGTTTCCAGATGCTCCTAGTACGAGGGCTCAAAAACATCTGAAAGAACTCATGGAGCTGCTAGAAAAAGGAGAGAGAGCTGCGGTGTTACTTCTTATTTTCAGGAATTCAGACTATTTCAGACCTAAATGGGAAACAGATCCTGTATTTTCAGAGCTTTTTTATGAGGCAAGGGAAAGAGGGGTAGAAATTTATCCGGTTCAGCTAGAACTGAAGGGTGGGGATATAAATTATAAAGGTCTATTGCCTATAGGGGGTAAGGAGGAGAGATAG
- a CDS encoding cysteine-rich small domain-containing protein: MFESDGFNYKFVQNSKCEYFPCHDIKDKEKFNCLFCYCPLYMMGEECGGNFKYTEHGIKDCSKCILPHIKDVGYDHVQEKMMTVIDMVKDEYLIKKGKNGG; the protein is encoded by the coding sequence TTGTTTGAGAGTGACGGTTTTAATTACAAATTTGTACAAAACAGCAAGTGTGAATATTTCCCATGCCACGATATAAAGGATAAGGAAAAATTCAACTGTCTGTTTTGCTACTGCCCTCTATACATGATGGGCGAAGAGTGCGGTGGAAATTTCAAATATACAGAACACGGAATAAAAGATTGTTCTAAATGTATTCTCCCCCATATAAAAGATGTGGGATATGATCACGTTCAGGAAAAAATGATGACGGTCATAGATATGGTAAAGGATGAGTATTTAATTAAGAAGGGAAAAAACGGAGGCTAG
- the eam gene encoding glutamate 2,3-aminomutase, with protein sequence MNKRREISLERAGELKSRIEDYLNVRDSIPTGFSEKVQEQYKRSKEILMKHFGASEEQWNDYKWQLINRISDIETLGLIVNLTEKEKEEIKNVGETYRWAISPYYAALIDPENKYDSIRLLSVPTGSEAAHPEGEVDPMGEEFTNPAGSITRRYPDRLIINTTNECAMYCRHCQRRRNIGETDTHKSDAVIMESIDYIRDNTEIRDVLLTGGDVLCLSDNRLEWILKELKSIPHVDYIRLGTRTLVTMPQRVTDELVDMLKKYHPIYINTHINHPKEITPEVKEACDKLANGGVSLGNQAVLLNGINNDKYVMRVLNHEMLKIRVRPYYIFHAKHVKGTLHFNTSVDDGIEIMEYLRGYTSGMAIPTYIINAPKGKGKTPIMPQYLLSRSKNSVKIRTWEGRVIDYENHPTVDIKEYL encoded by the coding sequence ATGAATAAAAGACGTGAAATTTCTCTAGAGAGAGCCGGTGAATTAAAATCAAGAATAGAGGATTACCTCAATGTAAGAGACTCTATCCCGACAGGCTTTTCGGAGAAAGTGCAGGAACAATACAAAAGATCAAAAGAAATTTTGATGAAGCATTTTGGGGCTTCTGAGGAACAGTGGAATGATTATAAATGGCAGCTTATAAATAGAATCAGTGATATAGAAACACTTGGTCTTATTGTCAATCTCACTGAAAAAGAAAAAGAAGAGATCAAAAATGTAGGCGAGACATATAGATGGGCTATTTCACCATATTATGCCGCTCTTATAGATCCAGAAAATAAATACGACTCAATTAGGCTTCTTTCTGTACCTACAGGCTCAGAAGCGGCTCACCCTGAAGGAGAAGTAGATCCTATGGGAGAAGAATTTACAAATCCTGCTGGAAGTATAACCAGAAGATACCCAGACAGGTTAATTATAAATACTACCAATGAATGCGCAATGTACTGCAGACATTGCCAGAGAAGAAGAAATATAGGGGAAACTGACACCCATAAAAGTGACGCTGTTATAATGGAATCTATAGATTATATAAGAGATAACACTGAAATAAGAGATGTCCTTCTTACAGGTGGAGATGTTCTCTGTCTATCTGACAACAGGCTAGAGTGGATACTAAAAGAACTAAAAAGCATCCCTCATGTCGACTATATCAGACTAGGGACAAGAACCTTAGTTACAATGCCTCAGAGAGTAACTGACGAACTTGTTGACATGCTAAAAAAATACCACCCTATATATATAAATACACATATTAACCATCCAAAGGAGATAACCCCAGAAGTTAAAGAGGCTTGCGATAAACTTGCCAACGGAGGTGTTTCTCTAGGAAATCAGGCTGTGCTTTTAAACGGGATCAATAATGATAAATATGTTATGAGAGTCTTGAATCACGAGATGTTAAAAATAAGAGTAAGACCTTACTATATCTTCCATGCAAAACATGTAAAGGGAACTCTTCATTTCAACACCTCTGTAGATGATGGGATAGAGATCATGGAATACCTGAGGGGTTACACATCTGGAATGGCTATCCCTACATATATAATAAATGCTCCTAAGGGAAAGGGTAAGACACCTATTATGCCCCAGTACCTTCTTTCTAGAAGTAAGAATTCAGTAAAGATAAGAACATGGGAAGGAAGGGTTATCGATTACGAAAACCATCCTACTGTTGATATAAAAGAATATTTATAG
- the truB gene encoding tRNA pseudouridine(55) synthase TruB: MDGIINIDKSSGMTSFDVVRRLKKILKMKKIGHTGTLDPMATGILVICTGRATRLAQDIEGQKKTYVAGFELGYKTTTYDTEGEITHRTDKGAAREELEKALKNFRGEIDQVPPMYSALKVDGKRLYELAREGKEVERKSRRVTIENLEILDFDGSKGTFTCTVSKGTYIRSLIYDIGELLGTYGVMTSLRRTQVGGYTLDIAYTLEEIEAMVQKEDYSFSKSIEESFLYPDVEISGEKNIKLFNNGNTLIYEKEDGRYRVYNDKKFLGLAEIKRCRLKGYKYYNV, from the coding sequence GTGGATGGGATTATAAATATAGACAAATCTTCTGGAATGACCTCCTTTGATGTGGTCAGAAGACTGAAAAAAATACTAAAGATGAAAAAAATAGGACATACTGGGACTTTGGACCCAATGGCTACAGGGATACTGGTGATCTGTACAGGACGAGCCACCAGGCTGGCCCAGGATATAGAGGGTCAGAAAAAGACATATGTGGCAGGATTTGAACTGGGGTATAAGACAACCACCTACGACACTGAGGGAGAGATAACCCACAGGACAGACAAGGGTGCAGCGAGAGAAGAACTAGAAAAAGCCCTGAAAAATTTCAGAGGCGAGATAGATCAGGTTCCTCCCATGTACTCTGCCCTCAAGGTAGACGGGAAGAGGCTTTATGAATTAGCCCGAGAAGGGAAAGAAGTAGAGAGAAAGTCTAGAAGGGTTACTATAGAAAATCTGGAGATACTGGATTTTGACGGGAGTAAAGGAACCTTTACCTGTACCGTATCTAAGGGAACCTATATAAGATCTCTTATTTATGATATAGGGGAACTCTTAGGAACCTACGGGGTGATGACATCACTCAGAAGGACACAGGTGGGAGGCTACACTCTAGATATAGCCTATACCCTAGAAGAGATAGAAGCTATGGTGCAAAAAGAGGACTATAGTTTTTCTAAGAGTATAGAGGAAAGTTTTTTATATCCTGATGTAGAGATATCGGGAGAAAAAAATATAAAATTATTTAATAACGGAAATACTCTGATTTATGAAAAAGAAGATGGAAGATACAGGGTGTATAATGACAAAAAATTCCTTGGACTGGCAGAAATAAAAAGATGTCGCCTCAAGGGTTATAAATATTATAATGTGTAG
- the typA gene encoding translational GTPase TypA, with product MKVKNIAIIAHVDHGKTTLVDGMLRQSGVFGSHEALSERVMDSNDLEKERGITIFSKNASLRFKDYKINIVDTPGHADFGGEVQRILKMVDSVLLLVDAFEGVMPQTKYVLKQALEHGLRPIVVVNKIDRPNSTPEEVVDSVFDLFVELGANDMQLEFPVIYASAKNGFAKLNLSDPDENMQPLFETILENVDDPEGDPNAPVQMLVTNIAPDNYLGKLGTGKIHNGILKKNQEVTLIKRDGELVNYKITRLFGYEGLKRVEMEEAVCGDVVTIAGLEKIDIGETVADRVNPMALPLIDIDEPTLAMTFMVSDSPFVGREGKFVTSRNIWDRLQKELEHNVSMKVEETGSAEAFVVKGRGELQLSILIENMRREGFELQVAKPQVIFKEIDGVKCEPIELAIIDVADEFVGVVIEKLGIRKGEMINMIQGSDGYTRIEFKVPARGLIGFRNEFMTETRGTGIINHSFFDYEPHRGEVPTRMRGVLISIDAGTTTAYSLGNLQDRGVLFVPPGQEVYAGMIIGEHSRENDLTVNVTKGKQLTNMRASGTDANIRLAPPKEFTLEQALEYIADDELVEITPTSVRMRKKILDEGARKRSQRKG from the coding sequence ATGAAGGTAAAGAATATAGCTATTATTGCCCATGTTGATCATGGGAAAACAACTCTTGTAGACGGTATGTTGAGACAATCAGGAGTATTCGGATCTCACGAAGCTTTAAGTGAGAGGGTAATGGACAGTAACGATCTTGAAAAAGAGAGAGGAATCACAATATTTTCAAAAAATGCTTCACTTAGATTTAAAGATTACAAAATAAATATTGTGGATACTCCAGGCCATGCTGACTTTGGTGGAGAGGTACAGAGAATACTTAAAATGGTTGACTCGGTTCTTCTTCTTGTAGATGCATTTGAAGGAGTAATGCCTCAGACAAAATATGTACTGAAGCAGGCTCTTGAGCATGGACTTAGACCTATCGTAGTAGTAAATAAGATTGACAGACCAAATTCTACACCTGAAGAGGTTGTAGACTCTGTATTTGACCTTTTTGTAGAATTAGGTGCAAATGATATGCAGCTTGAGTTTCCAGTTATATATGCTTCTGCAAAAAATGGTTTTGCAAAGCTGAACCTGAGTGATCCTGATGAAAATATGCAGCCTCTATTTGAAACTATTCTGGAAAATGTAGATGATCCAGAAGGAGATCCTAATGCTCCTGTTCAGATGCTTGTTACTAATATTGCTCCAGACAACTATCTTGGGAAACTTGGTACTGGAAAAATCCATAACGGAATTTTGAAGAAAAATCAGGAAGTAACACTTATTAAAAGAGACGGAGAACTTGTAAATTATAAAATTACAAGGCTGTTTGGATACGAAGGGCTAAAAAGAGTGGAGATGGAAGAGGCTGTTTGTGGAGATGTAGTTACAATAGCCGGACTTGAAAAAATAGACATAGGGGAAACTGTGGCAGACAGAGTAAATCCCATGGCTCTTCCTCTTATAGATATAGATGAACCCACTCTTGCAATGACATTTATGGTAAGTGACTCGCCATTTGTAGGAAGAGAAGGGAAATTTGTAACTTCAAGAAATATATGGGACAGACTTCAAAAAGAGTTAGAGCATAACGTAAGTATGAAGGTAGAAGAAACAGGATCTGCTGAAGCCTTTGTTGTAAAAGGAAGGGGAGAACTTCAACTTTCTATCCTTATTGAAAATATGAGAAGAGAGGGATTTGAACTTCAAGTAGCAAAACCTCAGGTAATCTTCAAAGAGATAGACGGAGTAAAATGCGAACCTATCGAGCTTGCTATAATCGACGTTGCAGATGAGTTCGTAGGAGTAGTAATAGAAAAGTTAGGAATCAGAAAAGGTGAAATGATCAATATGATTCAAGGATCAGACGGATATACAAGAATCGAGTTTAAGGTACCTGCAAGGGGACTGATCGGATTTAGAAATGAGTTTATGACAGAAACAAGAGGAACTGGAATAATCAATCATTCATTCTTTGACTATGAACCTCACAGAGGTGAAGTACCTACTAGAATGAGAGGAGTACTTATATCTATCGATGCCGGTACAACTACAGCATACTCTCTTGGAAACTTACAGGACAGAGGAGTGCTATTCGTACCACCAGGTCAGGAAGTATATGCAGGAATGATAATAGGAGAACACTCTAGGGAAAATGACCTTACAGTAAATGTAACAAAAGGAAAACAGCTTACTAATATGAGAGCTTCAGGAACAGATGCAAACATAAGATTAGCTCCTCCTAAAGAGTTTACCCTTGAGCAGGCCTTAGAATATATAGCTGATGACGAACTTGTAGAGATAACTCCAACAAGTGTAAGAATGAGAAAGAAAATATTAGACGAAGGTGCTAGAAAAAGATCTCAAAGAAAGGGATAA
- a CDS encoding ankyrin repeat domain-containing protein, with protein sequence MKKIVFILLTFFILIGCSNRQTDGEIDIDSVKVTPEDVYTSIFLDDSDSVKLFLDNGFPINYKDESGETLLIKAVKGNSKNVIDLLASRGALLEERTFSNLRKNTNITVPGRTAIYFAENFDILNLLVDKGANVNFVNSEGEPLLIYFIKHKAAEYTKLLIKKGAKVNSVDENMWTPLIWAVVNSQEEIVKELIIEDADLFYRDSQGNYAIYYAFNKNIISLLLEDGYRMEAKNKDDETIMGEVYLKCVSNGYYEEVEKLLEMGVDVNYMSYGDSALSLAKENKDAKMTVLLKSRGAIE encoded by the coding sequence ATGAAGAAAATAGTCTTTATACTTTTGACGTTTTTTATATTAATAGGTTGTAGCAATAGACAGACTGATGGAGAGATCGATATTGACAGTGTCAAAGTTACTCCTGAAGATGTTTATACATCTATATTTTTAGATGATTCGGACAGTGTAAAACTTTTTTTAGATAATGGATTTCCAATAAATTATAAAGATGAATCCGGAGAGACTCTTTTAATAAAGGCTGTAAAGGGTAATTCCAAAAATGTGATTGATCTTCTCGCTTCAAGGGGTGCTCTTCTTGAGGAAAGAACATTTTCAAACTTGAGAAAGAATACCAATATAACGGTGCCTGGAAGAACAGCTATTTATTTTGCAGAGAATTTTGATATTTTAAATCTTCTTGTGGATAAGGGTGCTAATGTTAATTTCGTTAATAGTGAGGGAGAACCACTTTTAATTTATTTCATTAAGCATAAGGCCGCTGAATATACAAAACTGCTTATAAAAAAAGGAGCTAAAGTTAATTCTGTGGATGAAAACATGTGGACTCCTTTAATATGGGCCGTTGTAAATTCCCAAGAGGAGATAGTTAAGGAACTTATAATAGAGGATGCGGATCTGTTTTATAGAGATTCCCAGGGGAATTATGCTATCTATTATGCCTTCAATAAAAATATTATCTCTCTTCTCTTAGAAGATGGATACAGAATGGAAGCTAAAAATAAAGACGATGAAACAATTATGGGAGAAGTCTATCTCAAATGTGTGTCCAACGGATACTACGAAGAGGTAGAAAAACTTTTGGAGATGGGAGTAGATGTAAACTATATGTCTTATGGCGATAGTGCCCTTTCTCTTGCAAAAGAAAATAAAGATGCAAAAATGACGGTTTTGCTGAAAAGTAGAGGAGCCATAGAGTAA
- a CDS encoding septal ring lytic transglycosylase RlpA family protein, producing MKNKFNIFIILILLLISGCSAVSKKTEVYSKTHSLKGMASWYGKDFHGRLTASGEKYNIRYYTAAHKSLPFGTIVRVTNLNNGKSVRVKINDRGPFVKGRVIDLSPKAFKSIASLNSGVIPVKIEILDDSETFRYKS from the coding sequence ATGAAAAACAAATTTAATATTTTTATAATTTTGATACTTTTACTTATATCTGGATGTTCTGCCGTATCAAAAAAAACAGAAGTTTATTCTAAAACTCATTCTCTAAAGGGTATGGCTTCATGGTATGGAAAAGATTTTCATGGGCGGTTAACTGCCAGCGGAGAAAAGTATAATATTAGATATTATACTGCTGCACACAAATCCCTTCCTTTTGGAACTATCGTGCGTGTCACTAATTTAAACAATGGAAAAAGTGTAAGGGTAAAAATAAATGATCGTGGCCCTTTTGTTAAAGGTCGAGTTATAGACCTCAGTCCCAAGGCCTTTAAAAGTATAGCCTCGCTAAATAGCGGAGTGATCCCTGTAAAAATTGAAATTTTAGACGACTCGGAGACATTCAGATATAAAAGTTAA
- a CDS encoding aspartate ammonia-lyase produces the protein MRIEKDGIGELEIPKTRYYGIHTQRAIENFYLKNGKKTNPELIKSFALVKLAAAEANFKARKLDEDKKNYIVRACERVYQGELESEFPISAIQGGAGTSTNMNVNEVIANAALEEMGEEKGRYDLMNPIEDVNLSQSTNDVYPTAVKVTVIRILRELVTEAMGLQEELQKKEKEFSPILKLGRTQLQDAVPLTLGQSFGAFAEAISRDRWRLYKIEERIRRINIGGTAIGTGVGASLKYRYYVTEELKRLTGYGLARAENLIDATQNLDVFVEVSGLLKTMAVNLNKIANDLRLMSSGPNGGLGEIKLPAIQMGSSIMPGKINPVGAEFIKQIFHKVQGNDLIISAAAAEGEFELNALTPIISESVLESIEVLRDGIKIFREKVIKGITADKERCEKHLRASLSTITSHIDQLGYELLSEILKECEKTGKSYDELLKEKGLVKE, from the coding sequence ATGAGAATTGAGAAAGATGGTATAGGGGAACTGGAAATACCTAAAACTAGATATTACGGGATACACACTCAGAGAGCCATAGAAAATTTCTACCTAAAAAACGGTAAAAAGACAAATCCAGAATTGATAAAGAGCTTTGCCCTGGTTAAACTTGCCGCTGCCGAGGCCAATTTCAAAGCCAGAAAACTTGATGAAGATAAAAAAAATTATATAGTGAGAGCCTGCGAGAGAGTATATCAGGGAGAGCTAGAATCGGAGTTTCCCATCTCAGCAATTCAGGGAGGCGCAGGTACCTCTACAAATATGAATGTAAATGAGGTAATCGCAAATGCAGCCTTAGAAGAGATGGGAGAAGAAAAGGGACGATATGATCTCATGAATCCCATCGAAGATGTTAACCTCAGCCAGAGTACCAATGATGTATATCCTACTGCGGTAAAGGTAACTGTAATCAGAATTCTGAGAGAACTGGTAACAGAAGCCATGGGTCTCCAGGAAGAACTTCAAAAGAAAGAAAAAGAGTTCTCCCCTATACTCAAATTGGGAAGAACACAGCTTCAAGATGCTGTTCCCCTCACCTTGGGTCAGAGTTTCGGTGCCTTTGCCGAAGCCATCTCTAGAGACCGTTGGAGGCTTTACAAGATAGAAGAGAGGATAAGGAGAATAAACATCGGGGGAACTGCCATAGGAACCGGTGTAGGGGCAAGTCTGAAATATCGTTACTATGTAACTGAAGAACTGAAGAGACTCACTGGATACGGCCTTGCAAGGGCAGAAAACCTCATAGATGCAACCCAAAATCTAGATGTTTTTGTAGAGGTCTCAGGCCTTCTTAAAACCATGGCCGTCAACTTAAATAAGATAGCCAACGATCTAAGGCTTATGTCTTCAGGTCCAAATGGTGGTTTAGGAGAGATAAAACTTCCCGCAATACAGATGGGTTCCTCTATAATGCCTGGAAAAATAAATCCTGTAGGAGCAGAATTTATAAAGCAGATATTTCATAAGGTACAGGGAAATGACCTTATTATTTCAGCGGCGGCGGCTGAGGGAGAGTTTGAATTAAATGCACTTACTCCTATTATTTCTGAATCTGTCCTTGAAAGTATAGAGGTTTTAAGAGATGGTATAAAAATATTTAGGGAAAAGGTTATCAAAGGAATTACTGCTGATAAAGAAAGATGTGAAAAACACCTGAGAGCTAGCCTCTCAACTATAACAAGTCATATAGACCAACTAGGTTATGAGCTTTTATCGGAAATTCTGAAAGAATGTGAAAAAACAGGAAAATCATATGATGAGCTTTTAAAAGAGAAAGGTCTGGTAAAGGAGTGA
- the hydF gene encoding [FeFe] hydrogenase H-cluster maturation GTPase HydF has translation MSELNKTPSSNRLHIAIFGKRNMGKSTLINALTGQNLAIVSEYAGTTTDPVYKAMEILPIGPCVIIDTAGLDDLGDLGELRVKKSLEVLKKTDIALLTVTGEGFSDFDREIIKLLEEKNIPFITVINKKDIIPANSEFTEELKIKEIPHVAISAQLKEEIHTLKELIIKYSPKEFEQPTIVGDLITPGESIVLVIPVDTGMPKGRLILPQVQTMRDILDNDGVFHVCKERELRWTLDKLKEKPKLVITDSQEFSKVSADTPDDILLTSFSILFARYKGDLMKMVKGAKALKNLKAGDKVLMAEACTHHAQPDDIGRIKIPRWIRQNIENDLTFDFCAGRDYPDNLSDYKLVIHCGGCTLNRKEMLSRIDASSVQGVPVLNYGLCIATLHGILDRALKPFPEVYFEWLED, from the coding sequence ATGTCCGAACTTAATAAAACTCCCAGTTCCAACAGGCTTCATATAGCTATATTTGGAAAGAGAAATATGGGAAAATCCACACTTATAAATGCCCTCACAGGGCAAAACCTTGCCATAGTTTCAGAATATGCAGGTACCACAACAGACCCGGTTTATAAGGCCATGGAGATCCTGCCTATAGGTCCCTGTGTCATAATCGACACCGCCGGACTTGATGACCTCGGGGATTTGGGAGAACTGAGAGTCAAAAAAAGTCTCGAAGTTTTGAAAAAAACTGATATTGCCCTTCTCACAGTTACCGGAGAGGGATTTAGTGACTTTGACAGAGAGATAATAAAACTTTTAGAGGAAAAAAACATCCCTTTTATAACAGTCATAAACAAAAAAGATATAATCCCTGCAAATTCAGAATTCACAGAAGAATTGAAAATAAAAGAGATTCCCCATGTGGCTATATCGGCACAGCTAAAAGAAGAGATACACACCTTAAAAGAACTCATTATAAAATACTCTCCCAAGGAATTTGAACAGCCTACCATAGTGGGTGACCTCATAACTCCTGGAGAAAGCATAGTTCTAGTGATACCTGTAGACACCGGTATGCCAAAGGGAAGGCTCATCCTCCCTCAGGTACAGACTATGAGGGACATTCTTGACAATGACGGAGTCTTTCATGTGTGCAAGGAAAGAGAGCTTCGTTGGACCCTTGATAAATTAAAAGAAAAACCGAAGCTGGTAATAACCGATTCTCAGGAATTTTCAAAGGTTTCAGCAGATACTCCAGATGATATCCTACTTACATCTTTCTCCATACTTTTTGCAAGATACAAGGGAGATCTCATGAAGATGGTCAAGGGAGCAAAGGCTTTAAAGAATTTAAAGGCCGGGGACAAGGTACTCATGGCAGAGGCGTGTACACACCATGCCCAGCCTGATGACATAGGAAGGATAAAAATCCCTAGATGGATTCGTCAGAACATAGAAAATGATCTCACTTTTGACTTTTGTGCAGGAAGAGATTATCCGGACAATCTTTCAGATTACAAACTTGTCATACACTGCGGGGGCTGCACTCTAAATAGAAAAGAGATGCTTTCTAGGATTGATGCCAGTTCGGTGCAGGGAGTCCCTGTACTGAATTACGGGCTCTGCATAGCCACTCTCCATGGAATTTTAGACAGGGCACTGAAACCTTTTCCAGAGGTATATTTCGAGTGGCTAGAAGATTAA